The Candidatus Vesicomyosocius sp. SY067_SCS001 genome includes a window with the following:
- the rplR gene encoding 50S ribosomal protein L18, whose protein sequence is MKLFKKQARLRRATKFRAKHAKKDIERLCIHKTAQHIYAQIISSCGTKILASASTLKSKLKNGGNVDAAAKVGEAIAKAATSAKVKKVAFDRSGFKYHGRVKALADAAREGGLDF, encoded by the coding sequence ATGAAACTTTTTAAAAAACAAGCCCGTTTGAGAAGAGCAACTAAATTTAGAGCCAAGCATGCTAAAAAAGATATTGAACGCTTGTGTATTCATAAAACTGCACAGCATATCTATGCTCAGATTATTAGTTCTTGTGGTACTAAAATTTTGGCTTCTGCTTCAACATTAAAATCTAAGCTTAAAAATGGTGGAAATGTAGATGCAGCAGCTAAAGTTGGTGAGGCAATTGCTAAAGCTGCTACTAGTGCAAAAGTAAAAAAGGTAGCTTTTGATCGGTCCGGATTTAAATATCATGGTCGTGTTAAAGCATTAGCCGATGCAGCAAGAGAAGGCGGTTTGGACTTCTAA